In one Xiphophorus couchianus chromosome 17, X_couchianus-1.0, whole genome shotgun sequence genomic region, the following are encoded:
- the phlda1 gene encoding pleckstrin homology-like domain family A member 1, producing the protein MTALPWSRGGFTLLRGAVHFSRPLPPPKAAPQTVTGRQAASQALLPHPAATAASHARSLSGIERHRSSSDRASIRLEVRSGRPNMLENGRKVYKEGLLEKRSDGLLQLWKKKHCVLTEDGVLLLPPKQHDHPQQQHGGGGGDTGKVKELHFANMKTVDCVERKGKYVYFTVVMTEGKEIDFRCPQDEGWNAEITLQMVQYKNRQAILAVKSTRQKQQLLVVQMPGQKTVRSSPSVA; encoded by the coding sequence ATGACCGCGCTTCCATGGTCTCGGGGGGGTTTTACTCTACTCAGGGGGGCGGTGCACTTCTCCAGACCCCTCCCGCCCCCAAAAGCCGCTCCACAAACAGTGACCGGCAGGCAGGCTGCTAGTCAGGCGCTTCTTCCACATCCAGCAGCCACAGCTGCATCCCATGCCCGCAGCCTCTCCGGGATTGAGCGCCATCGATCAAGCAGCGACCGTGCGTCCATCAGGCTGGAGGTCCGCAGCGGTCGGCCGAACATGCTGGAAAACGGGAGGAAGGTGTACAAGGAGGGTCTGCTGGAGAAGCGGAGCGACGGGCTGCTGCAGCTTTGGAAGAAGAAGCACTGCGTCCTGACCGAGGACGgcgtgctgctgctgccgcccaAGCAGCACGATCACCCGCAGCAGCAGcacggcggcggcggcggggaCACGGGCAAAGTCAAGGAGCTTCACTTCGCCAACATGAAGACGGTGGACTGCGTGGAGCGGAAAGGCAAGTACGTCTACTTCACCGTTGTCATGACGGAGGGGAAGGAGATCGACTTCAGGTGCCCGCAGGACGAGGGCTGGAACGCGGAGATCACCTTGCAGATGGTCCAGTACAAGAACCGGCAGGCGATCCTGGCCGTCAAGTCCACCCggcagaagcagcagctgctcgTCGTGCAGATGCCCGGGCAGAAGACCGTCCGGAGCTCCCCGAGCGTGGCGTGA
- the nap1l1 gene encoding nucleosome assembly protein 1-like 1 isoform X2 — MADIDNKDQAEMDPADMEDVEDVEEEETGEDENSKARQLTVQMMQNPQILAALQERLDGLNGSPSGYMESLPKVVKRRVNALKNLQVKCAHIEAKFYEEVHELERKYAALYQPLFDKRSEIVTAAYEPTDEECEWKTDEEEELTVQDEMKEKAKLEEEKKDEEKENPKGIPEFWLTVFKNVDLLSDMLQEHDEPVLKHLQDIKVKFSDPGQPMSFTLEFHFEPNEFFTQTVLSKTYKMRSEPDESDPFSFDGPEIMSCVGCMIDWTKGKNVTLKTIKKKQKHKGRGTVRTVTKTVPNDSFFNFFTPPEVPENGELDEDSEAILAADFEIGHFIRERIVPRAVLYFTGEAIEDDDDDYDEEGEEADDEEGEEEADEENDPDYDPKKDGTPPAECRQQ; from the exons ATGGCAGACATTGACAA CAAAGACCAGGCTGAGATGGACCCTGCAGACATGGAGGACGTAGAGgatgtggaggaggaggagaccgGAGAGGACGAGAACAGCAAAG CTCGTCAGCTCACTGTGCAGATGATGCAGAACCCACAGATCCTGGCTGCGCTGCAGGAAAGGCTGGACGGCCTCAACGGCTCCCCATCAGGATACATGGAAAG CTTACCGAAGGTCGTAAAGAGACGCGTGAACGCTTTGAAGAACCTGCAGGTCAAATGTGCCCACATCGAAGCCAAGTTCTACGAAGAAGTTCATGAACTGGAGAGAAAGTACGCAGCGCTCTACCAGCCCCTCTTTGACAAA AGAAGCGAGATAGTGACGGCAGCTTACGAGCCTACAGACGAAGAATGTGAGTGGAAGACCGATGAAGAGGAAGAGCTGACA GTTCAGGATGAGATGAAGGAGAAGGCCAAGTtggaagaagagaagaaggaCGAAGAGAAGGAAAATCCCAAAGGCATCCCAGAGTTCTGGCTAACAGTATTCAAAAACGTGGACCTGCTCAGCGACATGCTGCAG GAGCACGACGAGCCCGttctaaaacatttacaagaTATTAAAGTAAAGTTCTCCGATCCGGGACAGCCAATG AGCTTCACATTAGAGTTTCACTTCGAACCCAACGAGTTCTTCACACAAACAGTGTTATCGAAAACCTACAAGATGAGGTCGGAACCGGACGAGAGCGACCCGTTCTCCTTTGACGGGCCAGAGATCATGAGCTGCGTTGG atGCATGATCGACTGGACGAAGGGAAAGAACGTCACGTTGAAAACAAtcaagaagaagcagaagcaCAAGGGCCGCGGCACGGTGAGGACCGTCACCAAGACCGTCCCCAACGACTCCTTCTTCAACTTCTTCACCCCGCCTGAAG TTCCAGAAAACGGAGAGCTG GACGAGGACTCCGAGGCGATCCTGGCAGCAGACTTCGAGATCGGCCACTTCATCCGGGAGCGCATCGTACCGCGCGCCGTTCTCTACTTCACCGGCGAGGCCATAGAGGACGACGACGATGAC TACGATGAAGAGGGTGAAGAAGCAGATGATGAG GAAGGCGAGGAGGAGGCCGACGAGGAGAACGACCCCGACTACGACCCCAAG AAGGATGGAACCCCCCCAGCTGAGTGCAGGCAACAGTGA
- the nap1l1 gene encoding nucleosome assembly protein 1-like 1 isoform X3, giving the protein MADIDNKDQAEMDPADMEDVEDVEEEETGEDENSKARQLTVQMMQNPQILAALQERLDGLNGSPSGYMESLPKVVKRRVNALKNLQVKCAHIEAKFYEEVHELERKYAALYQPLFDKRSEIVTAAYEPTDEECEWKTDEEEELTDEMKEKAKLEEEKKDEEKENPKGIPEFWLTVFKNVDLLSDMLQEHDEPVLKHLQDIKVKFSDPGQPMSFTLEFHFEPNEFFTQTVLSKTYKMRSEPDESDPFSFDGPEIMSCVGCMIDWTKGKNVTLKTIKKKQKHKGRGTVRTVTKTVPNDSFFNFFTPPEVPENGELDEDSEAILAADFEIGHFIRERIVPRAVLYFTGEAIEDDDDDYDEEGEEADDEEGEEEADEENDPDYDPKKDGTPPAECRQQ; this is encoded by the exons ATGGCAGACATTGACAA CAAAGACCAGGCTGAGATGGACCCTGCAGACATGGAGGACGTAGAGgatgtggaggaggaggagaccgGAGAGGACGAGAACAGCAAAG CTCGTCAGCTCACTGTGCAGATGATGCAGAACCCACAGATCCTGGCTGCGCTGCAGGAAAGGCTGGACGGCCTCAACGGCTCCCCATCAGGATACATGGAAAG CTTACCGAAGGTCGTAAAGAGACGCGTGAACGCTTTGAAGAACCTGCAGGTCAAATGTGCCCACATCGAAGCCAAGTTCTACGAAGAAGTTCATGAACTGGAGAGAAAGTACGCAGCGCTCTACCAGCCCCTCTTTGACAAA AGAAGCGAGATAGTGACGGCAGCTTACGAGCCTACAGACGAAGAATGTGAGTGGAAGACCGATGAAGAGGAAGAGCTGACA GATGAGATGAAGGAGAAGGCCAAGTtggaagaagagaagaaggaCGAAGAGAAGGAAAATCCCAAAGGCATCCCAGAGTTCTGGCTAACAGTATTCAAAAACGTGGACCTGCTCAGCGACATGCTGCAG GAGCACGACGAGCCCGttctaaaacatttacaagaTATTAAAGTAAAGTTCTCCGATCCGGGACAGCCAATG AGCTTCACATTAGAGTTTCACTTCGAACCCAACGAGTTCTTCACACAAACAGTGTTATCGAAAACCTACAAGATGAGGTCGGAACCGGACGAGAGCGACCCGTTCTCCTTTGACGGGCCAGAGATCATGAGCTGCGTTGG atGCATGATCGACTGGACGAAGGGAAAGAACGTCACGTTGAAAACAAtcaagaagaagcagaagcaCAAGGGCCGCGGCACGGTGAGGACCGTCACCAAGACCGTCCCCAACGACTCCTTCTTCAACTTCTTCACCCCGCCTGAAG TTCCAGAAAACGGAGAGCTG GACGAGGACTCCGAGGCGATCCTGGCAGCAGACTTCGAGATCGGCCACTTCATCCGGGAGCGCATCGTACCGCGCGCCGTTCTCTACTTCACCGGCGAGGCCATAGAGGACGACGACGATGAC TACGATGAAGAGGGTGAAGAAGCAGATGATGAG GAAGGCGAGGAGGAGGCCGACGAGGAGAACGACCCCGACTACGACCCCAAG AAGGATGGAACCCCCCCAGCTGAGTGCAGGCAACAGTGA
- the nap1l1 gene encoding nucleosome assembly protein 1-like 1 isoform X1 codes for MADIDNKDQAEMDPADMEDVEDVEEEETGEDENSKARQLTVQMMQNPQILAALQERLDGLNGSPSGYMESLPKVVKRRVNALKNLQVKCAHIEAKFYEEVHELERKYAALYQPLFDKRSEIVTAAYEPTDEECEWKTDEEEELTVSKQDEMKEKAKLEEEKKDEEKENPKGIPEFWLTVFKNVDLLSDMLQEHDEPVLKHLQDIKVKFSDPGQPMSFTLEFHFEPNEFFTQTVLSKTYKMRSEPDESDPFSFDGPEIMSCVGCMIDWTKGKNVTLKTIKKKQKHKGRGTVRTVTKTVPNDSFFNFFTPPEVPENGELDEDSEAILAADFEIGHFIRERIVPRAVLYFTGEAIEDDDDDYDEEGEEADDEEGEEEADEENDPDYDPKKDGTPPAECRQQ; via the exons ATGGCAGACATTGACAA CAAAGACCAGGCTGAGATGGACCCTGCAGACATGGAGGACGTAGAGgatgtggaggaggaggagaccgGAGAGGACGAGAACAGCAAAG CTCGTCAGCTCACTGTGCAGATGATGCAGAACCCACAGATCCTGGCTGCGCTGCAGGAAAGGCTGGACGGCCTCAACGGCTCCCCATCAGGATACATGGAAAG CTTACCGAAGGTCGTAAAGAGACGCGTGAACGCTTTGAAGAACCTGCAGGTCAAATGTGCCCACATCGAAGCCAAGTTCTACGAAGAAGTTCATGAACTGGAGAGAAAGTACGCAGCGCTCTACCAGCCCCTCTTTGACAAA AGAAGCGAGATAGTGACGGCAGCTTACGAGCCTACAGACGAAGAATGTGAGTGGAAGACCGATGAAGAGGAAGAGCTGACAGTAAGTAAGCAG GATGAGATGAAGGAGAAGGCCAAGTtggaagaagagaagaaggaCGAAGAGAAGGAAAATCCCAAAGGCATCCCAGAGTTCTGGCTAACAGTATTCAAAAACGTGGACCTGCTCAGCGACATGCTGCAG GAGCACGACGAGCCCGttctaaaacatttacaagaTATTAAAGTAAAGTTCTCCGATCCGGGACAGCCAATG AGCTTCACATTAGAGTTTCACTTCGAACCCAACGAGTTCTTCACACAAACAGTGTTATCGAAAACCTACAAGATGAGGTCGGAACCGGACGAGAGCGACCCGTTCTCCTTTGACGGGCCAGAGATCATGAGCTGCGTTGG atGCATGATCGACTGGACGAAGGGAAAGAACGTCACGTTGAAAACAAtcaagaagaagcagaagcaCAAGGGCCGCGGCACGGTGAGGACCGTCACCAAGACCGTCCCCAACGACTCCTTCTTCAACTTCTTCACCCCGCCTGAAG TTCCAGAAAACGGAGAGCTG GACGAGGACTCCGAGGCGATCCTGGCAGCAGACTTCGAGATCGGCCACTTCATCCGGGAGCGCATCGTACCGCGCGCCGTTCTCTACTTCACCGGCGAGGCCATAGAGGACGACGACGATGAC TACGATGAAGAGGGTGAAGAAGCAGATGATGAG GAAGGCGAGGAGGAGGCCGACGAGGAGAACGACCCCGACTACGACCCCAAG AAGGATGGAACCCCCCCAGCTGAGTGCAGGCAACAGTGA
- the nap1l1 gene encoding nucleosome assembly protein 1-like 1 isoform X4: MADIDNKDQAEMDPADMEDVEDVEEEETGEDENSKARQLTVQMMQNPQILAALQERLDGLNGSPSGYMESLPKVVKRRVNALKNLQVKCAHIEAKFYEEVHELERKYAALYQPLFDKRSEIVTAAYEPTDEECEWKTDEEEELTVSKQDEMKEKAKLEEEKKDEEKENPKGIPEFWLTVFKNVDLLSDMLQEHDEPVLKHLQDIKVKFSDPGQPMSFTLEFHFEPNEFFTQTVLSKTYKMRSEPDESDPFSFDGPEIMSCVGCMIDWTKGKNVTLKTIKKKQKHKGRGTVRTVTKTVPNDSFFNFFTPPEVPENGELDEDSEAILAADFEIGHFIRERIVPRAVLYFTGEAIEDDDDDYDEEGEEADDEEGEEEADEENDPDYDPKV, encoded by the exons ATGGCAGACATTGACAA CAAAGACCAGGCTGAGATGGACCCTGCAGACATGGAGGACGTAGAGgatgtggaggaggaggagaccgGAGAGGACGAGAACAGCAAAG CTCGTCAGCTCACTGTGCAGATGATGCAGAACCCACAGATCCTGGCTGCGCTGCAGGAAAGGCTGGACGGCCTCAACGGCTCCCCATCAGGATACATGGAAAG CTTACCGAAGGTCGTAAAGAGACGCGTGAACGCTTTGAAGAACCTGCAGGTCAAATGTGCCCACATCGAAGCCAAGTTCTACGAAGAAGTTCATGAACTGGAGAGAAAGTACGCAGCGCTCTACCAGCCCCTCTTTGACAAA AGAAGCGAGATAGTGACGGCAGCTTACGAGCCTACAGACGAAGAATGTGAGTGGAAGACCGATGAAGAGGAAGAGCTGACAGTAAGTAAGCAG GATGAGATGAAGGAGAAGGCCAAGTtggaagaagagaagaaggaCGAAGAGAAGGAAAATCCCAAAGGCATCCCAGAGTTCTGGCTAACAGTATTCAAAAACGTGGACCTGCTCAGCGACATGCTGCAG GAGCACGACGAGCCCGttctaaaacatttacaagaTATTAAAGTAAAGTTCTCCGATCCGGGACAGCCAATG AGCTTCACATTAGAGTTTCACTTCGAACCCAACGAGTTCTTCACACAAACAGTGTTATCGAAAACCTACAAGATGAGGTCGGAACCGGACGAGAGCGACCCGTTCTCCTTTGACGGGCCAGAGATCATGAGCTGCGTTGG atGCATGATCGACTGGACGAAGGGAAAGAACGTCACGTTGAAAACAAtcaagaagaagcagaagcaCAAGGGCCGCGGCACGGTGAGGACCGTCACCAAGACCGTCCCCAACGACTCCTTCTTCAACTTCTTCACCCCGCCTGAAG TTCCAGAAAACGGAGAGCTG GACGAGGACTCCGAGGCGATCCTGGCAGCAGACTTCGAGATCGGCCACTTCATCCGGGAGCGCATCGTACCGCGCGCCGTTCTCTACTTCACCGGCGAGGCCATAGAGGACGACGACGATGAC TACGATGAAGAGGGTGAAGAAGCAGATGATGAG GAAGGCGAGGAGGAGGCCGACGAGGAGAACGACCCCGACTACGACCCCAAG GTTTAA